GATTTCAGCCAGGTTATGTGTTTGTGAGTGTGTAAGCGTTACGGTACAGTTGCCGGGATACGTGTTGCGGCTCAGTAAAATGCTCATCGGCGTACCTACAATATGGCTGCGACCTATTACCACGGCGTGTTTGCCTTTGGTAGGAATCTGGTAATGTTCCAGCATCAGCATAATACCATATGGGGTAGCCGGAATGAAAGCAGGTAACCCGCTTACCATTTTACCCACATTCATCGGGTGAAAACCATCTACATCCTTGCTTGGATCAATGGTGTTGATCACCAGTTCTTCGTTGATGTGTTTAGGCAAGGGTAATTGCACCAATATACCATCTACATCCGTATTCTCATTGAGTAAGGTGATCTGATCGAGCAGGTGTTTTTCTGAAATCTGTGCATCAAAGCGGAGCAGGGTAGAATTGTATCCGCATTGCGCGCATGATTTAACCTTGGATGCTACGTAGGTTTCACTCGCCGGATTGTTACCCACCAGTATAGCTGCCAGGTGGGGCAATTTTTTACCAGCGGCCTTTAATTCAGCCACCTGAGCGGCTAATTGGGCCTTAATGGCCTCTGAAACTAGTTTACCGTCTAAAATTTGCATGTGCAAAGGTAAGAATCATTTGGGGATTTTTTGATTTTGGTATTCAGCTATTTTGTTTCAGCAGCACGTCTGTCTCGGAAACAAAATCTCTAAATTCGTAAATCAAAAAATCCCTAAATGTTTAATGGTCGCTGGTCCAGCAAAACAAGTGCTCTCTGGGGAGCTCTTGTTTTGCTCAGGCATTGCGCCCGTCA
The Chitinophaga sp. MM2321 DNA segment above includes these coding regions:
- the folD gene encoding bifunctional methylenetetrahydrofolate dehydrogenase/methenyltetrahydrofolate cyclohydrolase FolD, which produces MQILDGKLVSEAIKAQLAAQVAELKAAGKKLPHLAAILVGNNPASETYVASKVKSCAQCGYNSTLLRFDAQISEKHLLDQITLLNENTDVDGILVQLPLPKHINEELVINTIDPSKDVDGFHPMNVGKMVSGLPAFIPATPYGIMLMLEHYQIPTKGKHAVVIGRSHIVGTPMSILLSRNTYPGNCTVTLTHSQTHNLAEICRQADIIIAAIGKPDFVTADMVKEGAVIVDVGINRVEDASKKSGFRLKGDVKFDEVAPKCSYISPVPGGVGPMTIAALLKNTYHANIGLKGSMN